A stretch of DNA from Terriglobia bacterium:
GGTGTTCGGCTCGGTCGCCCGCGGCGATGCGCGCGACGACAGCGACGTCGACTTTCTCGTGGAAGTCGGCCCTCGGCACTCGGCGTTCTTCCCGGGGGGGCTCGTGGCCGACCTGGAAGCCATCCTCGGACGGCGCGTG
This window harbors:
- a CDS encoding nucleotidyltransferase domain-containing protein — protein: VFGSVARGDARDDSDVDFLVEVGPRHSAFFPGGLVADLEAILGRRVDVVEPEGLHRLLKDRVLREAVPV